In the Caballeronia sp. LZ062 genome, one interval contains:
- the otsA gene encoding alpha,alpha-trehalose-phosphate synthase (UDP-forming) — MSRLIVVSNRVAPVQEGKPSAGGLAIGVLDALKETGGVWFGWSGEIVGEAAAPVVEKNGNVTYATVGLTRRDYDQYYRGFSNATLWPTFHYRNDLSRFDREEYAGYMRVNATLAAKLKTLLQPDDIIWVHDYHLLAFAQELRKIGVTNPIGFFLHIPFPVPEVMRTVPPHEELMTALCQYDVVGFQTESDKQSFIDYIERSGRGHFSDDGMLQAFGRMLKVGAYPIGIYPDAIAKAAEQYSTRKQVKSLRDSMRGRKLIMSVDRLDYSKGLVERFQAFERLLLNAPGWHGRVSLVQIAPPTRADVQTYQRIRQNLEGEAGRINGRFAQLDWTPIQYLNRKYERNLLMALFRLSQVGYVTPLRDGMNLVAKEYVASQDPEDPGALVLSQFAGAADQLPGALVVNPFDLSQMSEALERALSMPLAERQARHADMMVPLRKNNLSVWRDSFLSDLRSVATATSVTAKTVKTVKQGASEAKRPARA; from the coding sequence ATGAGCAGATTGATCGTGGTATCGAATCGCGTCGCGCCGGTTCAAGAAGGCAAGCCCAGCGCGGGCGGGCTCGCGATCGGCGTGCTGGACGCGCTCAAGGAGACGGGTGGCGTGTGGTTCGGCTGGAGCGGCGAGATCGTCGGCGAAGCGGCCGCGCCCGTCGTCGAAAAGAACGGCAACGTGACCTATGCCACCGTCGGGCTCACGCGGCGCGACTACGACCAGTACTACCGCGGTTTCTCCAACGCGACGCTGTGGCCGACCTTCCACTATCGCAACGACCTTTCGCGCTTCGACCGCGAAGAGTACGCGGGCTACATGCGCGTGAACGCGACGCTCGCCGCGAAACTGAAGACGCTGCTGCAGCCGGACGACATCATCTGGGTTCACGACTACCATCTGCTCGCGTTCGCGCAGGAGCTACGCAAGATCGGCGTCACGAACCCCATCGGCTTTTTCCTGCACATTCCGTTTCCGGTGCCCGAAGTCATGCGCACGGTGCCGCCGCACGAGGAACTGATGACGGCGCTGTGCCAGTACGACGTCGTCGGTTTCCAGACGGAGAGCGACAAGCAGTCGTTCATCGACTACATCGAGCGCAGCGGCCGCGGCCATTTCAGCGACGACGGCATGTTGCAAGCCTTCGGGCGCATGCTGAAAGTGGGCGCGTATCCCATCGGCATCTATCCGGACGCCATTGCGAAGGCCGCCGAGCAGTATTCGACTCGCAAGCAGGTCAAGAGCCTGCGCGACTCCATGCGTGGCCGCAAGCTCATCATGAGCGTGGACCGGCTCGATTATTCGAAAGGTCTCGTCGAGCGTTTTCAGGCGTTCGAGCGGCTTCTGCTGAACGCGCCTGGCTGGCACGGCCGCGTGTCGCTCGTGCAGATCGCACCACCGACGCGCGCCGACGTGCAGACGTATCAGCGCATCCGCCAGAATCTGGAAGGCGAGGCGGGACGCATCAACGGACGGTTCGCGCAGCTCGACTGGACGCCCATTCAGTACCTCAACCGCAAATACGAGCGCAATCTGCTGATGGCGCTCTTCCGACTGTCGCAGGTCGGCTATGTGACGCCGTTGCGCGACGGCATGAATCTGGTCGCGAAGGAGTACGTCGCATCGCAGGACCCGGAAGATCCAGGCGCGCTCGTGCTCTCGCAATTCGCGGGCGCCGCGGATCAGCTGCCGGGCGCGCTCGTCGTCAATCCGTTCGATCTCTCGCAGATGTCCGAGGCGCTGGAGCGCGCGCTCTCGATGCCGCTCGCCGAACGCCAGGCGCGCCACGCCGACATGATGGTGCCGCTGCGCAAGAACAACCTCTCCGTCTGGCGCGATTCCTTTCTCTCCGATCTGCGCAGCGTCGCGACTGCGACGTCGGTCACGGCCAAAACGGTCAAGACGGTGAAGCAGGGCGCATCCGAGGCCAAACGCCCCGCTCGGGCGTAA
- a CDS encoding sigma-54 dependent transcriptional regulator, giving the protein MPHVLIVDDDPSTREALAAIIGEDGLTTATASDLREARIQLVRQTPDVVFTDLKLPDGTGVDLFEDLDPRSGVEFIVITGHATVESAVSALKMGAADYLVKPINMQRVKAILSRLPRAGDLKAEIGTLRGELRRMGRFGLMLGNSPAMQTVYDQIGRVAPTAASVLLIGESGTGKEVAAQTLHELSLRRKHSFIAVNCGAISPNLIESEMFGHERGSFTGADRQHKGYFERANGGTLFLDEITEMPIELQVKLLRVLETGMFMRVGTTKEIETDVRLIAATNRDPEQAVLEGKLRLDLYHRLNVFPINLPPLRERGKDVELLGQAFLDELNARYNTKKDFPPAVREMLASYNWPGNVRELKNYVQRAYIMSGSDSDSTATVPLQISLSRPSSGTAVTIPFGTSLAQADRQLILATLEQCGGVKTRAAEILGISLKTLYNRLVEYGEDANKAAVGEGGDVSESESENR; this is encoded by the coding sequence ATGCCACACGTATTGATTGTCGATGACGATCCCAGTACCCGCGAGGCGCTAGCCGCGATCATCGGCGAAGACGGACTGACCACGGCCACCGCCAGCGATCTGCGCGAAGCGCGCATCCAGCTCGTGCGGCAGACGCCGGACGTCGTTTTCACCGACCTCAAACTGCCCGACGGAACGGGCGTCGACCTGTTCGAAGATCTCGATCCGCGCTCCGGCGTGGAATTCATCGTCATCACTGGTCACGCGACGGTGGAATCGGCCGTGAGCGCCCTCAAGATGGGCGCGGCCGACTACCTCGTGAAGCCCATCAATATGCAGCGCGTCAAGGCGATTCTTTCGCGCCTGCCGCGCGCCGGCGACCTGAAGGCGGAAATCGGCACGCTGCGCGGCGAATTGCGCCGCATGGGCCGCTTCGGGCTGATGCTCGGCAATTCGCCCGCGATGCAGACGGTCTACGACCAGATCGGCCGCGTCGCGCCGACGGCGGCTTCGGTGCTGCTGATCGGCGAGTCGGGCACGGGCAAGGAAGTCGCCGCGCAGACGCTGCACGAGCTGAGCCTGCGGCGCAAGCATTCGTTCATCGCGGTGAACTGCGGGGCGATCTCGCCGAATCTGATCGAATCCGAAATGTTCGGCCACGAGCGCGGCTCGTTCACCGGCGCGGATCGCCAGCACAAAGGCTATTTCGAGCGCGCGAACGGCGGCACGCTGTTCCTCGACGAAATCACCGAAATGCCGATCGAGTTGCAGGTCAAGCTGCTTCGCGTGCTGGAGACGGGCATGTTCATGCGCGTCGGCACGACAAAGGAAATCGAGACCGACGTGCGCCTGATCGCGGCGACCAACCGCGACCCGGAGCAGGCCGTGCTCGAAGGCAAGCTGCGCCTCGACCTGTATCACCGGCTCAACGTGTTCCCGATCAACCTGCCGCCGCTGCGCGAGCGCGGCAAGGATGTCGAGTTGCTCGGACAGGCGTTCCTCGACGAGCTGAACGCACGGTACAACACGAAGAAGGACTTCCCGCCCGCCGTGCGCGAGATGCTGGCGTCGTACAACTGGCCGGGCAATGTGCGCGAACTGAAGAACTACGTACAGCGCGCGTACATCATGTCGGGCTCGGATTCCGACAGCACGGCGACCGTGCCGCTCCAGATTTCGCTCTCGCGCCCCTCGTCGGGCACGGCGGTGACGATTCCGTTCGGCACGTCGCTCGCACAAGCGGATCGGCAACTGATTCTCGCGACGCTCGAGCAGTGCGGCGGCGTGAAGACGCGGGCGGCGGAAATCCTCGGCATCAGCTTGAAAACGCTTTACAACCGGCTCGTGGAGTACGGCGAGGATGCCAACAAGGCAGCCGTCGGCGAAGGTGGAGACGTGAGCGAGTCGGAAAGCGAAAATCGCTGA
- a CDS encoding DUF883 family protein, with amino-acid sequence MSQTTVQLALGKQKIIEDIKVLLNDSEELLRLSSALPGEGVEALRSRLRDHVDTARAALEDAQASAQSRYRSTIDCTERYVREKPWESLGMAAAAGFLLAAVISR; translated from the coding sequence ATGAGTCAAACGACTGTCCAGCTTGCGTTGGGCAAGCAGAAGATCATCGAAGACATCAAGGTGCTGCTGAACGACTCGGAAGAGCTGCTGCGGCTGTCGTCGGCGCTGCCGGGCGAGGGCGTCGAGGCGCTGCGCTCGCGTCTGCGCGATCACGTCGACACGGCCCGCGCCGCGCTCGAAGACGCACAGGCGAGCGCGCAAAGCCGCTACCGGTCGACTATCGACTGCACCGAGCGGTACGTGCGCGAGAAACCGTGGGAATCGCTCGGCATGGCGGCTGCCGCCGGGTTCCTGCTCGCGGCGGTGATTTCGCGCTAA
- a CDS encoding sigma-54 dependent transcriptional regulator has translation MASTDLDPPLVAGETPAQKKRNAGDVPGLKSYGLLYGSSPVMLELYAQIDRVAATDATALIIGESGTGKELVARTIHDHSARKNAPFIAVNCGAIPDNLIEAELFGHEKGSFTGAVQGRIGYFEHANGGTLFLDEVTEMSPVRQVKLLRALETGTFFRVGGNDLISSDVRVIAATNRDPVAAVKENGLREDLMYRLAVFPLRAPPLRERDADRELLAQHFLSEMNAQEGTNKAFSKRALDVLRTYSWPGNVRELKNTVYRAFILAEKTVEIAHPHLASRVKKPITQGDAMNVWVGTPLADAQKQIILGTLKHCGGDKRRAAKALGVSLKTLYNRLGAYENEDTDASDTSSSSES, from the coding sequence ATGGCGTCAACCGATCTTGACCCGCCGCTCGTGGCAGGCGAAACACCCGCGCAGAAAAAGCGCAATGCGGGAGACGTGCCGGGTTTGAAGTCTTACGGACTACTGTACGGCTCGTCGCCCGTCATGCTGGAGCTGTACGCACAGATCGATCGCGTCGCCGCCACCGACGCGACCGCGCTGATCATCGGCGAATCGGGGACGGGCAAGGAGCTCGTCGCCCGCACGATTCACGATCACAGCGCGCGCAAGAACGCGCCGTTCATCGCCGTGAACTGCGGCGCGATCCCGGACAACCTGATCGAAGCCGAGCTGTTCGGCCACGAGAAAGGCAGCTTCACGGGCGCGGTGCAGGGACGCATCGGCTATTTCGAACATGCGAACGGCGGCACGCTGTTCCTCGACGAAGTGACGGAGATGTCGCCGGTGCGCCAGGTGAAGCTGCTGCGCGCGCTGGAAACGGGCACGTTCTTTCGCGTGGGCGGCAATGATCTGATCAGTTCGGACGTCCGCGTGATCGCCGCGACCAACCGCGACCCGGTTGCGGCGGTCAAGGAAAACGGCCTGCGCGAAGACCTGATGTATCGCCTCGCCGTCTTTCCGTTGCGCGCCCCGCCCTTGCGCGAGCGCGACGCGGACCGCGAGCTGCTCGCCCAGCACTTCCTCTCCGAAATGAACGCGCAAGAAGGTACGAATAAAGCCTTCAGCAAGCGAGCGCTCGACGTGCTGCGCACCTATTCGTGGCCCGGCAACGTGCGGGAGCTGAAGAACACGGTGTATCGCGCGTTCATTCTTGCGGAGAAGACGGTGGAGATCGCGCATCCGCATCTCGCCTCGCGTGTGAAGAAACCGATCACGCAAGGCGACGCGATGAACGTCTGGGTCGGCACGCCGCTCGCCGACGCGCAAAAGCAGATTATCCTCGGCACGCTCAAGCACTGCGGCGGTGACAAGCGGCGCGCGGCGAAGGCGCTCGGCGTGAGCCTCAAGACGCTGTATAACCGTCTGGGCGCCTACGAGAACGAAGACACCGACGCGAGCGACACGTCGTCCTCCAGCGAAAGCTGA